One window of Bacteroidota bacterium genomic DNA carries:
- the pbpC gene encoding penicillin-binding protein 1C, which translates to MNSFLQKTSQIVRRGRSGLGKLRRKLFQPRWKLLLWLLAFGIWWQFFLLPKQLFEDPLSMVLEDRDGNLLGARIAADGQWRFPATDTVPEKFAKAIVTFEDRRFDIHPGVDLISLGRATLQNLKGGRVVSGGSTLTMQVMRMSRKGQSRNIFQKAIEAVLALRVEMKYSKEEILAMYASNAPFGGNVVGLDAAAWRYFGRGPDKLSWAESATLAVLPNSPKLIHPGRNRTALKAKRDRLLRRMWEEEIFDSTTYALAIMEPLPDRPHPLPNLAPHLLDRGFAEAGTGKRTRTTLDMHLQARASHILQMHQRRLLENGVHNAAALVMEVESGDVIAYVGNTEATDSSSGHEVDVIRARRSTGSILKPFLFASMLDDGEILPQTLVPDIPTYYGNYNPQNYNRTFDGAVPAKMALARSLNIPAIRMLSDYGHHRFLQRLQEIGMTTLDRPADDYGLSLILGGAEASLWDLAGMYASMARCVNDYHRFNGKYIDNEFRAPNFEWKKSITHQTDYKPTLVDETVLSAGSCYATLDALLELARPEGESEWMNFSSSRRVAWKTGTSYGYRDAWAIGVTPTHVVAVWAGNADGEGRPGLIGLYAAAPILFDLFDMIHTPNTWFDEPFDDMEQVTICKKSGHRASDVCDELEVMRVPKRGLNTEPCPYHKMVHLDPSGQFQVHGDCESPYNMVHKPWFVLAPAMEDWYRKKHVDYMSLPPWRADCKEAAEAEANSANMEFVYPRTMSKVYVPIDLEGNPSSVVFEVAHRRQDSKIHWHLDKAFIGTTETFHQMALNPTPGDHVITLVDEEGERLQKAFEVVGKR; encoded by the coding sequence ATGAATTCATTCCTCCAAAAAACTTCCCAAATCGTCCGCAGGGGACGGTCGGGCCTCGGCAAGCTGCGCCGGAAGCTTTTCCAGCCGCGGTGGAAGCTGCTGCTGTGGCTGCTGGCCTTCGGGATTTGGTGGCAATTTTTCCTCCTGCCCAAACAGCTCTTCGAAGACCCGCTCTCCATGGTCCTCGAAGACCGCGATGGCAACCTGCTCGGTGCCCGCATCGCTGCCGACGGCCAATGGCGTTTCCCGGCGACCGACACGGTGCCCGAGAAATTCGCCAAGGCGATCGTAACCTTCGAAGACCGCCGCTTTGACATTCACCCCGGGGTCGATCTTATTTCCCTCGGTCGTGCCACCCTTCAAAACCTGAAAGGCGGACGTGTGGTGAGCGGCGGCAGCACCCTGACGATGCAGGTCATGCGCATGAGCCGAAAAGGGCAAAGCCGCAACATTTTTCAAAAGGCCATCGAAGCCGTTCTTGCCCTTCGGGTCGAAATGAAGTATTCCAAGGAGGAGATTTTGGCGATGTACGCTTCGAATGCACCCTTTGGCGGGAATGTCGTCGGTCTGGATGCCGCGGCGTGGCGGTACTTTGGACGCGGCCCCGACAAACTCAGCTGGGCCGAAAGCGCGACGCTGGCGGTCTTGCCCAACAGCCCCAAACTCATTCACCCCGGCCGAAACCGCACCGCACTCAAAGCCAAACGCGACCGACTACTCCGCCGCATGTGGGAAGAGGAAATCTTCGATTCGACGACCTACGCCCTCGCCATCATGGAGCCGCTGCCCGACCGACCGCATCCCCTGCCCAACCTTGCGCCCCACCTGCTTGACCGCGGATTTGCGGAGGCGGGCACGGGAAAGCGCACCCGCACCACGCTCGACATGCACCTGCAGGCCCGCGCGAGCCATATCCTGCAAATGCACCAACGCCGCCTCCTCGAAAATGGCGTTCACAATGCGGCGGCCCTCGTGATGGAAGTCGAATCGGGTGACGTGATCGCCTACGTGGGCAATACCGAGGCCACCGACAGCAGCAGCGGCCACGAAGTCGATGTGATTCGGGCAAGGCGCAGCACGGGAAGCATTCTCAAGCCCTTTCTCTTCGCCTCCATGCTCGACGACGGCGAAATCTTGCCCCAGACCCTTGTCCCCGACATTCCGACCTACTATGGGAATTACAATCCGCAGAATTACAACCGTACATTCGATGGGGCAGTGCCCGCCAAAATGGCTTTGGCCCGTTCGCTGAACATCCCCGCGATCCGAATGCTGAGCGACTATGGCCACCACCGATTTTTGCAGCGGCTCCAGGAAATTGGCATGACCACGCTCGACCGTCCGGCAGACGACTACGGGCTTTCCCTGATCTTGGGTGGTGCGGAGGCAAGCCTCTGGGACCTCGCGGGCATGTACGCGAGCATGGCGCGCTGCGTGAACGACTACCATCGCTTCAATGGCAAATACATTGACAATGAGTTCCGTGCGCCCAACTTCGAATGGAAAAAATCCATCACCCACCAAACCGACTACAAGCCGACCTTGGTCGATGAGACGGTACTAAGCGCGGGTTCCTGCTACGCGACCTTGGACGCCCTGCTCGAACTCGCCCGCCCCGAGGGCGAAAGCGAATGGATGAATTTCAGTTCGTCGCGCCGCGTAGCTTGGAAGACGGGCACGAGCTACGGCTACCGCGACGCTTGGGCGATCGGGGTCACGCCGACGCATGTCGTGGCCGTCTGGGCCGGCAATGCCGATGGCGAAGGTCGGCCGGGCTTGATCGGCCTGTACGCGGCGGCACCCATTCTTTTTGACCTCTTCGACATGATCCATACGCCCAATACCTGGTTTGACGAGCCGTTTGACGACATGGAGCAGGTGACCATTTGTAAAAAAAGCGGCCACCGTGCGAGCGACGTCTGCGACGAACTCGAGGTGATGCGTGTGCCCAAACGGGGACTGAACACCGAACCTTGTCCTTACCACAAGATGGTTCACCTGGATCCAAGCGGGCAGTTCCAAGTGCATGGCGACTGCGAATCCCCTTACAACATGGTCCACAAACCTTGGTTTGTACTTGCCCCGGCGATGGAGGATTGGTACCGCAAAAAGCATGTGGACTATATGAGCTTGCCGCCTTGGCGGGCCGATTGCAAGGAAGCCGCGGAGGCCGAGGCCAACAGCGCCAACATGGAATTTGTCTATCCAAGGACGATGAGCAAGGTTTATGTGCCGATCGACCTCGAAGGCAATCCAAGCAGTGTGGTTTTTGAGGTGGCGCACCGCCGGCAAGACAGCAAGATTCACTGGCACTTGGACAAGGCCTTCATCGGTACGACGGAGACCTTCCACCAAATGGCCCTGAACCCAACGCCCGGGGACCACGTGATCACCTTGGTCGACGAGGAAGGCGAAAGGCTGCAGAAGGCATTTGAGGTGGTCGGGAAGCGGTGA